A window from Cryptomeria japonica chromosome 1, Sugi_1.0, whole genome shotgun sequence encodes these proteins:
- the LOC131053086 gene encoding germin-like protein subfamily 2 member 1 codes for MAKHSIKILRILPLLLTIYISSASDPSPLQDLCVANPSKPSGLAINGVPCKDPAKTVARDFKSSLLAKAGNTSNSLGSALTIATASSFPGLNTQGLSFARIDYSKGGIVQPHFHPRASEVLYVMKGTLVAGFMDTQNRLFEETVKEGELFVFPQGMVHFIQNLGDGPAVSLSSLNSQNPGAVLLAKTLFASKPTVPDTVLAKAFKISLHEVHSIQIGLSRP; via the coding sequence ATGGCCAAACATTCCATCAAAATCCTCCGCATTCTCCCCCTTTTGCTAACCATATACATTTCCTCCGCTTCAGACCCTAGCCCCCTCCAAGACCTGTGCGTTgcaaaccctagcaaaccctcaggCCTGGCAATAAATGGAGTGCCCTGCAAAGATCCGGCAAAGACAGTCGCCCGAGATTTCAAAAGCTCGCTGCTTGCGAAGGCCGGAAACACATCGAATTCATTGGGATCGGCTCTCACAATCGCCACAGCCTCATCTTTTCCGGGCCTGAATACGCAGGGTTTGTCCTTCGCCAGAATCGATTACAGCAAAGGAGGAATTGTGCAGCCGCATTTCCACCCTAGGGCTTCTGAGGTTTTGTATGTGATGAAGGGCACCCTGGTTGCCGGATTTATGGATACGCAGAATCGTCTGTTCGAAGAGACTGTGAAGGAAGGGGAATTGTTCGTTTTTCCGCAGGGAATGGTGCATTTTATTCAGAATTTAGGGGATGGACCGGCCGTGAGCTTGTCGAGCTTGAATAGCCAGAATCCCGGGGCTGTACTCCTTGCTAAAACTCTGTTCGCATCGAAGCCTACTGTTCCTGATACTGTTCTGGCCAAGGCCTTTAAGATTTCCCTGCATGAAGTGCATTCTATACAGATCGGGCTCTCTCGTCCATGA